Proteins from a single region of Allocatelliglobosispora scoriae:
- a CDS encoding S8 family peptidase: protein MAMSEDRLQQWQERRARRMTRLSWLGSETKAGRKPVWFAQNELLVLSDHRQAAEHVLGRLGHADGITETELVPGLLRLRVDGLDVAAAARGVRQAAAEDGDTRAVVSPNHVFVSAPFEHGGPFGPPQPAPKPLLKPGNTRSNGEVPVMVIDTGVWRDSPLPASAYTASAADYENDTDVDHDGMLDGDVGHANFIIGVIAARTQKADVRAVRVLDTFGLCTEADLIAALGRVTGEKLVNLSLGGYTLDDQPPLALAAAMKSLLSGKERLVVAAAGNDGLRDRPFWPAAFAGTDAEWAEQVVAVAAHDGLGLCEWSNAGDWVTVTAPGSDITSTFVKHERFPTGWALWSGTSFATPHVVALLAEQISRTGSVEVALKAVLTAARARVFSGYPGLP, encoded by the coding sequence ATGGCTATGTCGGAAGATCGCCTCCAGCAGTGGCAGGAGCGGCGCGCGCGCCGAATGACCCGTCTGAGCTGGCTGGGCAGCGAGACCAAGGCCGGTCGCAAGCCCGTCTGGTTCGCGCAGAACGAACTGCTCGTCCTCTCCGATCACCGGCAGGCCGCTGAGCACGTGCTCGGCCGCCTCGGCCACGCGGACGGGATCACCGAGACCGAGCTCGTCCCCGGCCTGCTGCGCCTGCGCGTGGACGGCCTCGATGTCGCCGCCGCCGCCCGCGGGGTCCGGCAGGCCGCCGCCGAGGACGGCGACACCCGCGCGGTGGTCAGCCCCAACCATGTCTTCGTCTCCGCGCCCTTCGAGCACGGTGGCCCCTTCGGCCCGCCGCAGCCCGCTCCGAAGCCGCTGCTGAAGCCGGGCAACACCCGCTCCAACGGCGAGGTGCCGGTGATGGTGATCGACACCGGGGTGTGGCGCGACAGCCCGCTCCCGGCGAGTGCATACACGGCGAGCGCGGCGGACTACGAGAACGACACCGATGTCGACCACGACGGGATGCTCGACGGCGACGTGGGGCACGCCAACTTCATCATCGGCGTGATCGCCGCACGGACCCAGAAGGCCGACGTGCGGGCTGTGCGCGTACTCGACACGTTTGGTCTGTGCACCGAGGCCGACCTGATCGCGGCCCTGGGCCGGGTGACCGGCGAGAAGCTGGTGAACCTGTCGCTCGGCGGCTACACGCTGGACGACCAGCCGCCGCTGGCGCTCGCGGCGGCGATGAAGTCGCTGCTCAGCGGCAAGGAGCGACTCGTCGTCGCGGCCGCGGGCAACGACGGCCTGCGGGACCGGCCGTTCTGGCCGGCCGCCTTCGCCGGGACCGACGCGGAGTGGGCCGAGCAGGTCGTGGCGGTCGCCGCGCACGACGGCCTCGGCCTGTGCGAGTGGAGCAACGCCGGCGACTGGGTCACCGTCACCGCACCCGGCTCGGACATCACCAGCACCTTCGTCAAGCACGAGCGGTTCCCCACCGGCTGGGCGCTGTGGAGCGGCACCTCCTTCGCCACGCCGCACGTCGTCGCCCTCCTCGCCGAGCAGATCAGCCGCACCGGTTCGGTCGAGGTCGCCCTCAAGGCCGTCCTGACGGCGGCTCGCGCGCGCGTCTTCAGCGGATACCCGGGGCTGCCATGA
- a CDS encoding CHAT domain-containing protein, with product MADPRRARTLGTALLAKAVRERDAAAQSGALRVLGLAAREQQDPGLAAQHLRRSISVALRHGLLTLAAESRMSLALVLDDLGRSRAALREIDRALSALDGLALARARMQHGILLRRVGREGEALDAYGAALASFRRHADRLWQARALTNRGVLQAYRGGFGQARADLGRAEELYRELSLTAAAAQVQHNLGFVAAQGGDIVNALTWYDRADEHFRRSGSRPAVALIDRAELLLAARLLPEAREAAQDAVESATTARLGALLPQARLLLAQAALAAGDHEAAREAAGLARKAFQRQQRDRWAVHARYLELRSAPRQSPARLRALAVSLAAAGWPEQALEARLKAAATGDLDALAELAAIKPGPGPARQRIRAWHGQALSRLHLGDPAGAKRALLAGIRLLDQYRAALGATELRVLSSAEGAEIAALGVRLALAEHAPRQVLAWAERFRAATLRLPPAAPQDDPELLRELAQLRRVSAEIAGYEGDPVRRARPLRRQRALEESIRRRTWRTAAATSSVDTPASVDRIVGALGDRALLELVEQDGTLFAVVAAAGRVHVLPLCEAALIGPEIAALRFALRRLVLHYGSPASLAAAEAAARHGLHQLDGWLLLPVRRLIGDRDLVIVPTGALQALPWSGLPSCAGRSVTVAPSATAWWHGATATPTGLGERTVLIAAQRPDHAIAEVLALAERAPDSKVLVGPQATVRATLTAIDGARYAHLAAHGAFRADNPLFSHINLADGPMTVHDLTTLRKAPDLVVLSACDTGLSAVHPGDELMGLTATLLSAGTRTLVASIGPVNDEATRELMLSLHGHLGAGLDPAAAMAAAQHKAPPEHWATAHSFTCFGAGVA from the coding sequence ATGGCCGACCCACGCCGGGCCCGAACTCTCGGGACGGCGTTGCTGGCCAAGGCCGTGCGGGAGCGAGATGCCGCCGCCCAGTCCGGCGCATTGCGCGTTCTCGGTCTCGCCGCCCGCGAGCAGCAGGATCCCGGCCTCGCGGCCCAGCACCTCCGCCGCTCCATCTCCGTCGCCCTGCGCCACGGCCTGCTCACCCTCGCCGCCGAATCCCGGATGAGCCTCGCCCTCGTCCTCGACGACCTCGGCCGGTCCCGCGCCGCCCTGCGGGAGATCGACCGAGCATTGTCCGCATTGGATGGTCTTGCCCTCGCCCGGGCCCGGATGCAGCACGGCATCCTGCTGCGCCGGGTCGGCCGGGAAGGCGAGGCCCTCGACGCCTACGGTGCGGCGCTGGCGAGCTTCCGCCGGCACGCCGACCGGCTCTGGCAGGCACGGGCGCTGACCAACCGGGGGGTGCTGCAGGCGTACCGGGGCGGGTTCGGGCAGGCCCGAGCGGACCTGGGGCGGGCGGAGGAGCTCTACCGCGAGCTCTCCCTCACCGCCGCTGCCGCGCAGGTGCAGCACAACCTCGGGTTCGTCGCGGCGCAGGGCGGCGACATCGTCAACGCCCTGACCTGGTACGACCGCGCCGACGAGCACTTCCGCCGCAGCGGATCACGCCCGGCGGTGGCCCTGATCGACCGTGCCGAGCTGCTGCTCGCCGCCCGGCTGCTGCCGGAGGCGCGGGAGGCGGCGCAGGACGCGGTCGAGTCGGCGACGACGGCCCGGCTCGGTGCGCTGCTGCCACAGGCCCGGCTGCTGCTCGCCCAGGCCGCGCTCGCCGCCGGGGACCACGAGGCGGCCCGGGAGGCGGCGGGCCTCGCCCGTAAGGCGTTCCAGCGCCAGCAGCGCGACCGCTGGGCGGTGCACGCCCGCTACCTCGAACTGCGCTCCGCGCCCCGGCAGAGCCCGGCCCGGCTGCGCGCCCTCGCCGTGTCGCTGGCGGCGGCGGGCTGGCCCGAGCAGGCGCTGGAGGCCCGGTTGAAGGCGGCGGCCACCGGTGACCTCGACGCGCTCGCCGAACTCGCCGCGATCAAGCCCGGTCCCGGCCCCGCCCGGCAGCGCATCCGGGCCTGGCACGGGCAGGCGCTGAGCCGGCTGCACCTCGGCGACCCGGCCGGGGCGAAGCGGGCCCTGCTCGCCGGGATCCGCCTGCTGGATCAGTACCGGGCCGCCCTCGGCGCGACCGAACTGCGGGTGCTCAGCTCGGCCGAGGGCGCCGAGATCGCCGCGCTCGGGGTGCGGCTGGCGCTCGCCGAGCACGCGCCCCGGCAGGTGCTCGCCTGGGCCGAACGCTTCCGGGCGGCCACGCTGCGGCTGCCGCCCGCCGCACCGCAGGACGATCCCGAGCTGCTGCGCGAGCTGGCCCAGCTCCGGCGGGTCAGCGCGGAGATCGCCGGCTACGAGGGCGATCCGGTACGCCGGGCCCGCCCGCTGCGCCGCCAGCGGGCACTGGAGGAGTCGATCCGCCGCCGGACCTGGCGTACGGCAGCAGCCACGTCCAGTGTGGACACACCGGCCTCGGTCGACCGGATCGTCGGGGCGCTCGGCGATCGGGCACTGCTGGAGCTGGTCGAGCAGGACGGCACGCTCTTCGCCGTCGTCGCCGCCGCCGGGCGGGTGCACGTCCTGCCGCTGTGCGAAGCGGCTCTGATCGGACCGGAGATCGCAGCGCTGCGGTTCGCCCTGCGCCGCCTCGTCCTGCACTACGGGTCGCCGGCCTCCCTCGCCGCCGCCGAAGCCGCCGCCCGGCACGGACTGCACCAGCTCGACGGGTGGCTGCTGCTGCCGGTGCGCCGCCTCATCGGCGATCGCGACCTCGTCATCGTGCCGACCGGCGCGCTGCAGGCGCTGCCCTGGTCGGGTCTGCCGAGCTGTGCCGGGCGCTCGGTGACCGTGGCGCCGTCGGCGACCGCCTGGTGGCACGGCGCCACCGCCACGCCGACCGGGCTGGGGGAGCGGACCGTGCTGATCGCCGCCCAGCGCCCCGACCACGCCATCGCCGAGGTGCTGGCGCTCGCCGAACGGGCACCCGACAGCAAGGTGCTCGTCGGGCCGCAGGCGACGGTCCGGGCGACGCTGACCGCGATCGACGGCGCCCGCTACGCCCACCTCGCCGCGCACGGTGCCTTCCGGGCCGACAACCCGCTCTTCTCGCACATCAACCTCGCCGACGGCCCGATGACCGTGCACGACCTGACGACCCTGCGCAAGGCGCCCGACCTCGTCGTCCTCTCCGCCTGCGACACCGGCCTCTCGGCGGTCCACCCCGGCGACGAGCTGATGGGCCTGACGGCGACGCTGCTCAGCGCCGGTACGCGAACCCTGGTGGCGAGCATCGGCCCGGTCAACGACGAGGCGACCCGGGAGCTGATGCTGAGCCTGCACGGACACCTCGGGGCGGGCCTCGATCCGGCGGCGGCGATGGCGGCGGCCCAGCACAAGGCCCCGCCCGAGCACTGGGCCACCGCACACAGCTTCACCTGTTTCGGTGCCGGCGTAGCCTGA
- a CDS encoding carboxypeptidase regulatory-like domain-containing protein yields MPNEENTGALARGTAMLLASLAETGVPAELAHPQSTVDSARLGVWPVAVLPETMPAQVGAALRLRVRYLVFAQIPEAGSIAEAMDVLDRVLVVGQPYLIPDQVPDDLWQALATPHRLGLLFDVPIQVAPAAPSGPRVTSLPQLATVSLGRLAGRVVTPGGVPLAGMRVAAHDGTATTHTDTRGHFTLTGVIADQPLTLLVTGRGLRLTAEVAAVSAEPVVITCEI; encoded by the coding sequence ATGCCGAACGAGGAGAACACCGGAGCGCTGGCCCGCGGCACCGCGATGCTGCTCGCGAGCCTCGCCGAGACCGGTGTCCCGGCTGAGCTCGCCCACCCGCAGAGCACTGTGGACAGTGCCCGGCTCGGGGTGTGGCCGGTCGCGGTGCTGCCGGAGACGATGCCCGCACAGGTGGGCGCCGCGCTGCGCCTGCGGGTGCGGTACCTCGTCTTCGCCCAGATCCCCGAGGCCGGGTCCATCGCCGAAGCCATGGACGTGCTCGACCGGGTGCTCGTCGTGGGGCAGCCCTACCTGATCCCGGATCAGGTGCCCGACGACCTGTGGCAGGCGCTCGCCACCCCGCACCGGTTGGGGCTCCTCTTCGACGTACCCATCCAGGTCGCCCCGGCCGCGCCCAGCGGACCCAGGGTGACCTCGCTGCCGCAGCTCGCCACCGTCTCGCTCGGCCGGCTCGCCGGCCGGGTGGTCACACCCGGCGGCGTGCCGCTCGCCGGGATGCGGGTGGCGGCCCACGACGGGACCGCCACCACCCACACCGACACCCGGGGGCACTTCACGCTCACCGGTGTCATCGCCGACCAGCCGCTCACGCTGCTGGTCACGGGCCGCGGGCTGCGGCTCACCGCCGAGGTTGCGGCCGTCTCGGCCGAACCCGTCGTCATCACCTGCGAGATCTAA
- a CDS encoding phage tail sheath family protein, whose amino-acid sequence MPMYSSPGIYVEEVSGGSRPIESVGTSTAGFVGTAPLGSARRHEAVAINSWSEFLRVFVGDATVSTPLSRAVYGFFDNGGGRCYVVNIPQGEPLAGKGRQRSGLRLLEAIDEVAIVAAPGYTDALSYEDLLAHCELMGDRMAILDGPEQVGDVEQLTRVGTGTAPAKPKRAATDKPADGETAPAEESPGLRPRQSDYGTFYVPWLVVRDSLTGEVVSTPPSGHVAGVWARTDTLRGVHKAPANEAVRGAVDLSYRVTKVEQDILNPAGVNCIRHFPAEGIRIWGARTLAASASEWRYLNVRRLFNMLKESIGDGTRWIVFEPNDNLLWKSIRRDIDAFLTRVWRDGALQGRSPQEAFFVKCDEETNPAEVRDAGQVVTLIGVAPVKPAEFVIFKISQSAGVGGDQAGA is encoded by the coding sequence ATGCCCATGTACTCCTCTCCCGGCATCTATGTCGAGGAGGTGTCCGGTGGCAGCAGGCCGATCGAGTCGGTCGGCACCAGCACCGCCGGCTTCGTCGGAACGGCTCCCCTCGGCAGCGCCCGCCGCCACGAGGCGGTCGCGATCAACAGCTGGTCGGAGTTCCTGCGTGTGTTCGTCGGTGACGCCACCGTCAGCACGCCGCTGTCGCGGGCCGTCTATGGCTTCTTCGACAACGGCGGCGGTCGCTGCTACGTCGTCAACATCCCTCAGGGCGAGCCGCTCGCCGGGAAGGGCCGCCAGCGCAGCGGGCTCCGCCTGCTGGAGGCGATCGACGAGGTCGCGATCGTGGCCGCGCCCGGATACACCGACGCGCTGTCCTATGAGGATCTGCTCGCGCACTGCGAGCTGATGGGCGACCGGATGGCGATCCTCGACGGCCCCGAGCAGGTCGGCGACGTCGAGCAGCTGACCCGGGTCGGCACCGGCACCGCGCCGGCCAAGCCGAAGCGGGCCGCCACCGACAAGCCCGCCGACGGGGAGACGGCTCCGGCCGAGGAGAGCCCCGGCCTGCGGCCGCGCCAGTCCGACTACGGCACGTTCTATGTCCCGTGGCTGGTCGTGCGCGACTCGCTCACCGGCGAGGTCGTCAGCACCCCGCCCAGCGGCCACGTCGCCGGTGTCTGGGCGCGGACCGACACGCTGCGCGGCGTGCACAAGGCACCCGCCAACGAGGCGGTTCGCGGCGCGGTCGACCTCAGCTACCGGGTGACCAAGGTGGAGCAGGACATCCTCAACCCCGCCGGTGTCAACTGCATCCGGCACTTCCCGGCCGAGGGCATCCGCATCTGGGGTGCCCGCACCCTGGCGGCGAGTGCCAGCGAGTGGCGCTACCTCAACGTCCGCCGCCTGTTCAACATGCTCAAGGAGTCGATCGGCGACGGCACCCGGTGGATCGTCTTCGAGCCCAACGACAACCTGCTGTGGAAGTCGATCCGCCGCGACATCGACGCGTTCCTCACCCGGGTGTGGCGCGACGGCGCGCTGCAGGGGCGCTCGCCCCAGGAGGCCTTCTTCGTCAAGTGCGACGAGGAGACCAACCCCGCCGAGGTCCGCGACGCCGGGCAGGTCGTGACGCTGATCGGCGTCGCGCCCGTGAAGCCGGCCGAGTTCGTCATCTTCAAGATCAGCCAGTCCGCCGGTGTCGGCGGCGACCAGGCAGGAGCCTGA
- a CDS encoding phage tail protein, translating to MPDVTARPAAQPGNLVDPYRAYNFKLLINNVTEGHFTEVGGLGIKVETIPYREAGNNSVVRAIPGRVSYLPVTLRFGLTSSLELWEWLMTAVEGRVSRRNVSIVMLDSSGSAEALRWNLVNAWPQEWYGSPLDAMSRELAVETLVLAHDGISRETSNVGAAA from the coding sequence ATGCCCGACGTGACCGCGCGTCCCGCCGCCCAGCCGGGCAACCTGGTGGACCCGTACCGCGCCTACAACTTCAAGCTGCTCATCAACAACGTGACCGAGGGCCACTTCACCGAGGTCGGCGGCCTGGGCATCAAGGTCGAGACGATCCCTTACCGGGAGGCGGGCAACAACTCCGTGGTCCGGGCCATCCCCGGCCGCGTCAGCTACCTGCCGGTGACGCTGCGCTTCGGCCTCACCTCCTCCCTGGAACTCTGGGAGTGGCTGATGACCGCCGTCGAGGGCCGGGTCAGCCGTCGCAACGTCTCCATCGTCATGCTCGACAGCTCCGGCTCCGCGGAAGCGCTGCGCTGGAACCTCGTCAACGCCTGGCCCCAGGAGTGGTACGGCTCGCCGCTCGACGCGATGAGCCGGGAACTCGCCGTGGAGACGCTCGTCCTCGCTCATGACGGCATCTCGCGGGAGACCAGCAATGTCGGCGCGGCTGCGTAG